In one Butyrivibrio proteoclasticus B316 genomic region, the following are encoded:
- a CDS encoding toll/interleukin-1 receptor domain-containing protein: protein MSLHYNAFISYKHAELDNKVAAAIEWDLEHYHIPKKIQKKTGYKKIERIFRDKDELPITSDLSNTIEEALFNSDFLIVLCSTNTHLSTWVEREIKLFLQNHPQENVLTVLVDGEPHDVIPEILQNREVQRYNDHGQLETVLEPVEPLSCDYRLPRREAKNVELPRLAATLIGCSYNELMNRQRQYKMKRLTAVFSGAMALAVGFGAYMLYSNARINENYRQSLISQSKYLSNASMQMLDDEKRIDALHLALAALPSEENPKRPVIPEAVSAITKATLAYTTESGSNITATWNYTMPDVVENYYVDTDGCSFAAMDQSKNIRVWNRETHELLYEYNSVENKAKYYAYIAPDRLMICGEKYIQVVDVVSGSVKWEKEELKEDDIFSAMITERPVTMKDGSILIGTYSSGLYRLSPEDGSVLDIYRVDAADEFHDSASFKNFKLSPDEKTIMFSGNDDNNRTNILFFYDIESGNTGYFDLAENGITADDIFLDKFIYLDNDRIMISASKETGYGSYGFFSMDVLTTNYNTVYCLDAHDLSLKWKNDFKYNAIPYGSDIYDLKDINAVCFYEGNIIDIWNKDTGELISEYNVNESIVGAVKTEDDTYPSFITVSGKMGNPYVINGVESMSMIATLTDDIDKIVFGKGAYVNTYRSSNIIFYQSGVHDENYKDFDNTGEYNAVLNGNYILSDDILVVLGATPDKSKTKVGFYDANSKQCLGEKEIGGDDTYQYDLTGFDEGIARVTYSNDHTLKLLEIDAHTLEVKETVIDEDYSGAFVDPIYAEGKLIYYRNQDYEHLGAVVKDLSSGEEDFYETGNTIYLWEYDPKLKALYISCKEADYVIDIDKNENYEIIHSANWSETEKVHLDAENERILVTDDQFIQLLDLEGNEITKIACPDLGVFGMTLYTPGQNKEQTEILVVYADGFLYRYNAENGEYIGKIELAYNKAYSDASFVFDVDNQKLFVQMGPILDIMDLDTWTVTAYLTSALAYHKDTDTFLVYSYSGGGDPRIGYFKQYTVDELIQKGKDMLKGQEIREELKTSYGIG from the coding sequence ATGAGTTTACATTATAACGCGTTTATTTCCTATAAGCATGCTGAACTTGATAATAAGGTGGCGGCAGCTATTGAGTGGGATCTTGAGCACTACCACATTCCTAAAAAGATACAGAAAAAGACAGGCTACAAGAAGATAGAGAGGATATTCAGAGATAAGGACGAACTTCCTATTACGAGTGACCTTAGTAATACTATTGAAGAGGCACTTTTTAATTCGGATTTCCTTATAGTTTTGTGCTCTACAAACACACATTTATCCACCTGGGTTGAGAGAGAGATAAAGCTCTTTTTACAAAATCATCCTCAGGAAAATGTGCTTACTGTGCTGGTTGATGGTGAGCCTCACGATGTAATCCCTGAAATACTGCAGAACAGGGAAGTACAAAGATATAACGATCATGGACAGCTTGAGACAGTGCTTGAGCCGGTAGAGCCTCTTTCCTGTGACTATCGTCTCCCAAGAAGAGAAGCCAAGAATGTTGAGCTTCCCAGGCTTGCGGCAACTCTTATAGGCTGCTCTTATAATGAACTTATGAACAGACAGCGTCAGTACAAGATGAAGAGACTGACAGCTGTTTTTTCAGGCGCAATGGCTCTTGCTGTGGGATTTGGCGCATACATGCTATATAGTAACGCAAGGATCAACGAGAACTACAGGCAGTCACTTATCAGTCAGTCCAAGTATTTATCAAATGCATCAATGCAGATGCTTGATGATGAGAAGAGAATCGATGCTCTTCACCTTGCGCTTGCGGCTCTTCCCAGCGAAGAGAATCCGAAAAGGCCGGTAATTCCTGAAGCGGTAAGTGCAATAACCAAAGCTACTCTTGCCTATACAACTGAGTCAGGTAGCAATATTACAGCGACCTGGAACTATACAATGCCTGATGTTGTCGAGAATTACTATGTGGACACAGACGGATGCTCTTTTGCAGCTATGGACCAGTCCAAGAACATCAGGGTATGGAATCGTGAGACACATGAACTTTTGTATGAATACAATTCAGTGGAAAACAAGGCCAAGTATTATGCGTATATAGCTCCTGACCGGCTCATGATATGCGGTGAGAAGTATATTCAGGTTGTGGATGTTGTTTCAGGATCAGTTAAATGGGAAAAAGAAGAGCTTAAGGAAGATGACATTTTTTCTGCAATGATCACTGAAAGACCTGTGACGATGAAGGATGGTAGTATTCTTATTGGAACCTACAGCAGCGGCCTCTACAGGCTCTCTCCTGAAGACGGATCCGTGTTAGATATATATAGAGTTGATGCAGCAGATGAATTTCATGATAGTGCTTCTTTTAAGAACTTTAAGCTTTCGCCTGATGAAAAGACTATCATGTTTAGCGGAAATGATGACAACAACCGCACTAACATCCTTTTCTTTTATGATATAGAGTCAGGAAATACCGGTTATTTTGATCTGGCTGAAAACGGAATTACTGCAGATGATATTTTTTTGGATAAGTTTATTTATCTGGATAATGACAGAATCATGATTTCTGCATCCAAGGAAACGGGATATGGCAGCTACGGTTTTTTTTCCATGGATGTTCTGACAACCAATTACAACACGGTGTATTGCCTGGATGCCCACGATCTTTCTTTGAAATGGAAGAATGATTTTAAGTATAATGCAATTCCCTATGGCTCAGATATATACGATCTTAAGGACATAAACGCCGTATGCTTCTATGAAGGAAATATAATTGATATCTGGAACAAGGACACCGGCGAGCTTATATCTGAGTACAATGTAAATGAGAGCATTGTAGGCGCGGTCAAAACTGAAGATGATACATATCCAAGTTTTATAACTGTAAGTGGAAAAATGGGAAACCCTTATGTTATAAATGGCGTGGAGAGTATGTCGATGATAGCTACTTTGACTGATGACATTGATAAGATAGTCTTTGGTAAGGGCGCTTATGTTAATACATATCGCAGTAGCAACATTATCTTCTATCAGTCAGGCGTTCATGATGAGAATTATAAGGATTTTGATAATACAGGAGAATACAATGCTGTTTTAAACGGTAATTACATTCTCTCTGATGATATTCTGGTTGTGCTGGGAGCAACTCCTGATAAAAGTAAGACTAAAGTTGGATTCTATGATGCAAATTCCAAACAGTGTCTGGGAGAAAAAGAAATCGGAGGAGATGATACCTATCAATATGATCTTACTGGCTTTGATGAAGGAATTGCAAGGGTTACATATAGTAATGACCATACATTAAAGCTTTTGGAAATAGATGCTCATACCTTGGAGGTAAAAGAGACAGTTATAGATGAAGACTACTCTGGAGCATTTGTTGATCCCATCTATGCAGAAGGAAAACTGATATATTACAGAAATCAGGATTATGAGCATTTGGGAGCAGTGGTAAAAGACCTTTCAAGTGGCGAAGAGGACTTTTATGAGACCGGTAACACCATCTATCTCTGGGAGTACGATCCCAAGCTCAAGGCACTTTATATTTCATGTAAAGAAGCTGATTATGTGATTGATATCGATAAGAATGAAAATTATGAAATCATTCATTCAGCAAACTGGAGTGAGACCGAAAAAGTTCATTTAGATGCAGAGAATGAGAGAATATTGGTTACAGATGATCAGTTTATTCAGCTCCTTGACCTTGAAGGAAATGAAATAACCAAAATAGCATGCCCTGACCTTGGCGTTTTCGGAATGACATTGTATACGCCGGGACAGAATAAGGAACAGACAGAAATTCTGGTTGTTTATGCGGACGGATTCCTTTACAGATATAACGCCGAGAACGGAGAGTATATAGGAAAAATCGAGCTTGCCTATAATAAGGCATATTCGGATGCAAGCTTTGTATTTGATGTGGACAATCAAAAGCTCTTTGTTCAGATGGGACCAATCCTGGATATCATGGATCTGGATACCTGGACTGTGACAGCGTATCTGACATCTGCGCTTGCTTATCATAAGGATACGGACACATTTTTGGTATATTCATATTCAGGTGGCGGTGATCCGAGAATTGGATATTTCAAGCAGTACACTGTGGATGAACTGATCCAAAAGGGCAAGGATATGCTAAAAGGGCAGGAAATTAGAGAAGAACTGAAAACTTCCTACGGCATTGGATGA
- a CDS encoding Hsp70 family protein: MIVGIDLGTTNSLVSAWTDEGITLIPNEFGEYLTPSVVSFDGKEAIVGKTAKERLITHPDKTASEFKRQMGKDVKYNLGLGRSFTPVELSAIVLRKLIADAEKYLGEKVDSAVISVPAYFDDHQREATRMAGIKAGIKVTQLVNEPSAAALSYHYDNMDQDEKFIVFDFGGGTLDVTLVEAFDNMVEICNISGDNALGGKDFNEIIALDICKSHGINWDKLDNRNKAVLINCGESIKIRLSDSDTTKTVVNVAGDEFEYELDQQRFIDISASVFRRLTIVLKRLMNDASLSTDDIDGVIMVGGSSKMPSVRAYMESLFPGKIMVDPQGDVAICRGAGIVTGINLRKESVKDIVMTDICPFSLGVEVLGDKMAVIIPKNQILPYSKQNKFYTVSNMQKKIEFNVYQGEKLKASSNLKLDTIVLDVPPRPKGEVFANVRFSYDLNGIFDIDIYCPANGAEIHRSRGAQDGIDQDELMNIKLRMDELKQDPREIPEIKYLLEKAQRLYEEGNQMQRQFLEEEIYSFNDLLDRASIIDCKKAAAVFSIRLDRLEKSMFSFDNEAEDLWKQYIEENMENKDPDKV, from the coding sequence ATGATAGTTGGAATAGATTTAGGTACTACAAATTCACTTGTAAGCGCCTGGACAGATGAAGGAATTACACTAATTCCTAATGAATTCGGAGAATATCTTACCCCTTCAGTTGTTTCTTTTGATGGAAAAGAGGCCATTGTGGGTAAGACAGCCAAGGAAAGGCTTATTACTCATCCTGATAAGACAGCAAGTGAGTTCAAGAGACAGATGGGAAAAGATGTCAAATATAATCTTGGACTTGGACGCTCTTTTACCCCGGTTGAGTTGTCTGCGATAGTACTCAGAAAGCTTATCGCTGATGCAGAAAAGTATCTTGGGGAAAAGGTGGATTCTGCCGTAATAAGTGTTCCTGCCTACTTTGATGATCATCAGAGAGAGGCTACAAGAATGGCAGGAATCAAGGCAGGAATTAAGGTTACACAGCTTGTTAATGAGCCTTCAGCAGCGGCTTTATCCTATCACTATGACAACATGGATCAGGATGAGAAGTTTATAGTATTTGACTTTGGAGGCGGAACACTGGATGTTACGCTGGTTGAGGCCTTTGATAATATGGTCGAGATCTGCAATATCTCTGGTGACAATGCACTCGGAGGCAAGGATTTTAACGAGATCATAGCTCTGGATATCTGCAAGAGCCATGGCATAAACTGGGATAAACTTGATAACAGGAATAAAGCTGTTCTGATAAACTGCGGAGAGAGTATCAAGATCAGGCTTTCAGACAGCGATACTACCAAAACAGTTGTAAATGTAGCAGGGGATGAATTTGAGTACGAACTTGACCAGCAAAGGTTTATCGATATTTCTGCTTCTGTATTCAGAAGGCTTACTATTGTTCTGAAAAGGCTCATGAATGATGCCAGTCTATCGACTGACGATATTGACGGAGTTATCATGGTTGGCGGATCTTCCAAGATGCCAAGTGTCAGAGCCTATATGGAATCTCTTTTCCCGGGCAAGATCATGGTTGATCCTCAGGGGGATGTGGCTATCTGCAGAGGCGCAGGAATTGTGACAGGTATCAATTTGAGAAAAGAGTCGGTAAAAGACATAGTCATGACAGATATTTGTCCATTTTCCCTTGGAGTAGAAGTATTAGGCGATAAAATGGCAGTCATTATCCCTAAGAACCAGATTCTTCCCTACAGTAAGCAGAACAAGTTTTATACTGTCAGCAATATGCAAAAGAAAATTGAATTTAATGTCTATCAGGGAGAAAAGCTCAAGGCTTCAAGTAACCTTAAGCTTGATACTATCGTGCTGGATGTTCCACCAAGGCCCAAGGGAGAAGTCTTTGCAAATGTAAGATTTTCCTATGATCTTAATGGTATTTTTGATATTGACATTTATTGTCCTGCAAATGGAGCTGAGATTCACAGAAGCCGCGGTGCTCAGGATGGAATTGATCAGGATGAGTTGATGAATATCAAGCTCAGGATGGATGAGCTTAAGCAGGATCCAAGAGAAATTCCGGAGATCAAGTATCTTCTTGAGAAGGCGCAGAGACTGTACGAAGAGGGCAATCAGATGCAGAGACAGTTCCTCGAAGAGGAGATATACAGCTTTAATGACCTTTTGGACAGAGCTTCGATAATTGACTGCAAGAAGGCAGCAGCAGTCTTCTCTATTAGACTTGACAGGCTGGAAAAGAGTATGTTCAGTTTTGACAATGAGGCTGAAGATCTCTGGAAACAGTATATTGAGGAAAACATGGAAAATAAAGATCCGGATAAGGTTTGA
- a CDS encoding J domain-containing protein, with the protein MWNWLGIEPTSNISEIKKAYSEAAKKYHPAEHPEEFRQLRDSYKKAMEYAKRCNEGTTTSPYIEEHLARQAEYHDQKEEFEQREIKRNQEPGRSSDTNDKLRFDNISNAQNPLKKAEKESLSFDQIPNATNPLKMDEQKEQEEFDFEQIGKTVEEPEKPGLDFSKIDGIDRLSARQSRMLYFAGEMLLAASTKPEKYGCREIAEAIFYNWDKEPYAGEITPSFIELFIDMLGSVSGFDKQAIEVIENTLFGNKSGSEYDELRARFKASLIENPNVKRYKDKAERDDITNFLIKYTETATHSISFQYVIPEGKIKPLLKGTVYPVRNILLFVGMRHEYYFIEDLTMRVNEKTDELTITDAVNKVILKAPATHKDYQFLYSHLVEYGCKVISEESINIKTFISPLNSAGKLFEYFTSRFKMFAISLVTAFLILSIFSIVINADFENIILNAIRVFVIFVSLLTVWIPVALCVISGLSSAVYLISMIFFVPVIGEMLRDIKNGDAVYERGAGVFIFKRYIVSVAGSHYQVLPIEKIMSFNLTKPESPDRQATITCNTTIGISKSFFAGLYTPAMAVYMLLEERLHAIKEQLLSPSLERKYERLKARKIRPFLSPFLLDRNMRDTYQMAAAVIPIAIAATTFAVLDYANAGSRSYQGMLFYREAAAAVLFCLVGLISLIPIWSFRRYSSELLINIGIQCKHMPSYYNKVYGIYVLKDYFVSIDKWMLTIIPYNDIVAIGKEVIGGKSVIRIQTTDKKEYVWGNNKNVQARINAQNINEILGHYVELTKKTA; encoded by the coding sequence ATGTGGAACTGGCTCGGAATAGAGCCGACAAGCAATATAAGTGAAATTAAGAAGGCCTATTCAGAGGCTGCCAAGAAGTATCATCCGGCTGAGCATCCGGAGGAGTTCAGACAGCTTCGTGACAGTTATAAGAAGGCCATGGAATATGCCAAAAGGTGTAACGAGGGTACAACTACCAGCCCATACATAGAAGAGCACCTGGCAAGACAAGCCGAATATCATGATCAAAAAGAAGAATTTGAGCAAAGAGAGATAAAAAGAAATCAAGAGCCTGGTAGATCATCTGATACAAACGATAAGCTGAGATTCGACAATATTTCAAATGCTCAAAATCCCCTTAAGAAGGCTGAAAAAGAAAGCCTGAGTTTTGATCAGATTCCAAATGCAACAAATCCTCTTAAAATGGATGAACAGAAAGAACAGGAGGAATTTGACTTTGAGCAGATAGGAAAAACTGTAGAGGAACCGGAAAAGCCGGGACTTGATTTTAGCAAAATTGATGGCATAGACAGATTGTCAGCAAGACAAAGCAGAATGCTTTATTTTGCGGGAGAGATGCTCCTTGCGGCTTCGACAAAACCTGAAAAATATGGTTGCAGGGAGATAGCAGAGGCTATTTTCTATAACTGGGATAAAGAGCCTTATGCAGGTGAAATAACGCCTTCCTTTATTGAACTGTTCATTGACATGCTGGGATCTGTAAGCGGATTTGACAAGCAGGCCATAGAGGTAATAGAGAATACATTATTTGGTAATAAAAGTGGAAGTGAATATGATGAGCTTCGTGCCAGATTCAAGGCTTCCCTGATAGAAAACCCTAATGTTAAGCGTTACAAAGACAAAGCGGAGCGGGATGATATAACAAACTTTTTGATAAAGTACACCGAAACTGCAACTCATTCGATCAGCTTTCAATATGTTATTCCTGAAGGAAAGATCAAGCCCTTATTAAAGGGAACAGTATATCCTGTCAGAAACATTTTATTGTTTGTGGGAATGCGGCATGAGTATTATTTCATTGAAGATCTGACAATGAGGGTTAATGAAAAGACAGATGAGCTCACTATTACAGATGCAGTTAACAAGGTAATCCTTAAAGCGCCTGCTACGCATAAAGATTATCAGTTCCTGTACAGCCATCTTGTTGAATACGGATGCAAGGTTATTAGCGAAGAGAGTATAAACATAAAAACGTTTATCAGTCCATTAAACAGTGCAGGCAAGCTATTTGAATATTTTACGAGCAGGTTCAAGATGTTTGCCATATCCCTTGTTACTGCTTTTTTGATCTTGAGTATTTTCTCTATAGTAATAAATGCCGATTTTGAAAACATAATACTTAATGCTATAAGGGTATTCGTGATATTCGTCTCCTTATTAACAGTTTGGATACCTGTTGCACTATGTGTGATTTCCGGATTATCATCAGCAGTATATCTGATAAGCATGATCTTTTTTGTTCCTGTGATCGGAGAAATGCTGCGGGATATTAAAAATGGAGATGCCGTGTATGAACGAGGCGCCGGAGTGTTTATTTTTAAAAGATATATAGTATCTGTAGCCGGTTCTCACTATCAGGTACTTCCTATAGAAAAGATCATGTCTTTTAATCTGACCAAACCTGAAAGCCCGGATAGACAAGCTACTATTACCTGCAATACTACAATCGGGATCAGCAAGAGCTTTTTTGCTGGATTATATACACCTGCCATGGCTGTGTATATGCTATTGGAGGAAAGACTGCACGCTATAAAAGAGCAGCTTTTGTCTCCTTCACTTGAGAGAAAGTATGAACGTCTTAAAGCCCGTAAAATAAGACCATTTCTTAGTCCCTTCTTACTTGACAGAAACATGAGGGACACCTACCAGATGGCTGCTGCTGTTATTCCTATAGCTATAGCTGCTACAACTTTTGCTGTACTAGATTATGCTAATGCTGGGTCACGCAGCTATCAAGGAATGTTGTTTTACAGAGAGGCAGCAGCTGCCGTACTATTTTGCCTGGTAGGACTTATCAGCCTTATTCCGATTTGGAGTTTTAGAAGATATTCATCCGAGCTTCTTATAAACATCGGAATACAGTGCAAGCATATGCCATCTTATTACAACAAAGTGTACGGAATATATGTACTCAAAGACTATTTTGTATCAATAGATAAGTGGATGCTTACAATCATTCCATATAACGATATTGTAGCAATAGGCAAAGAAGTTATTGGCGGGAAATCCGTGATCAGAATACAGACAACAGATAAAAAAGAGTACGTCTGGGGAAATAACAAAAACGTACAAGCCAGGATCAATGCTCAAAACATCAATGAGATACTGGGGCATTACGTTGAGCTTACTAAGAAGACTGCATAA
- a CDS encoding GtrA family protein — protein sequence MKFWNDFAEKHPAVAKWVREGGLFVIVSNLITVFKYLLLTFLPAAFAFLGDRSFGWPGVPLTIAGETFDWNILGYDQAHGGLAYFTAYMIAMVIGECINFPIQKLFVFRNHDKPGKQIAWYVVAFIIITCIVNSINCIWVAVAGKFVPAFVYNIGTTVLNGGVSMVVFFFVNKIIFPETVKEK from the coding sequence ATGAAATTTTGGAATGATTTTGCAGAAAAACATCCCGCTGTGGCTAAATGGGTTCGTGAAGGAGGATTGTTTGTAATTGTCAGCAATCTTATCACAGTGTTTAAGTATTTGTTACTCACATTTTTGCCTGCAGCCTTTGCTTTTCTTGGAGACAGATCATTTGGATGGCCCGGAGTTCCTCTTACAATTGCAGGAGAGACCTTTGACTGGAACATTTTAGGATATGATCAGGCACATGGTGGCCTTGCTTATTTTACAGCTTACATGATCGCAATGGTAATTGGTGAGTGTATCAACTTCCCAATCCAGAAGCTCTTTGTATTCCGCAATCATGATAAGCCAGGCAAGCAGATTGCATGGTATGTTGTAGCATTTATCATCATCACATGTATCGTTAACTCAATCAACTGTATCTGGGTTGCTGTTGCGGGTAAGTTTGTACCTGCTTTTGTTTATAACATTGGTACAACAGTTCTAAACGGCGGTGTCAGCATGGTTGTATTCTTCTTTGTTAACAAGATCATTTTTCCTGAGACAGTCAAGGAAAAATGA
- a CDS encoding glycoside hydrolase family 3 C-terminal domain-containing protein → MKYQDIIEKMTIEEKAAFLSGKGEWQTRDFERLGIPSIFCSDGPHGIRKQAGAGDHLGLNESVPATCFPTAATIANSWNEELGEELGKTLGEEAMAEGVNVLLGPGLNIKRSPLCGRNFEYFSEDPYLAGKMAASYVKGIQSQGVYACPKHFAVNSQELRRMAMNSVLDERTLREIYLTGFEIAVKEGKAKTIMSAYNEVNGTYANENKHLLTDILRKDWGFDGIVITDWGASNDHALGVAAGSNLEMPNPGLDSARELIAAVESGKISIEDVDARVDELLDAVMTLYVNSQNKANDFDKPAHHAVARKAATESTVLLKNEGSILPLKPGAKVAVIGDFAFVPRYQGAGSSLVNPTKVETISEVIGSYDVQVIGSSRGYSRTGEEDAATRKEALDIASRADIVLFFFGLNEDSESEGMDRTHMRIPQNQINLLQELGQVNKNLVGIISAGSAIEMPWHHYFKAILHCYLNGQAGAGAVMDILTGRVNPSGKLSETIPRRHEDTPAYRYYPSSQRTSEYRESLYVGYRYYDTADIPVLYPFGFGLSYTKFEYDNLTVNEDGVSFDIKNVGEVAGKEVAQLYVSLPGAKVFRPKKELKGFAKVSLEPGESKRVEIAFDDKTFRYWNVKTDKWEVEGGEYQIRIGASSADIRLEGKILKSATTDVLPYSEAELPSYYSGKIQTVEDAEFEKLLGRSIPDGRWSGQLTSNDAICQLYYAKSGLARFVYKRLTAMKKKADESGKPDLNILFIYNMPFRAMAKMTGGAVSMDMVDGIVDLVNGHFFGGLGKIISGYFRNSKLNKQYESRIKK, encoded by the coding sequence ATGAAATATCAAGATATCATTGAAAAGATGACAATCGAGGAAAAGGCAGCTTTCTTAAGCGGTAAGGGTGAATGGCAGACCAGGGATTTTGAGAGACTTGGAATTCCTTCAATATTCTGCTCTGATGGCCCTCACGGTATCAGAAAACAGGCCGGTGCAGGAGATCATCTTGGACTTAACGAATCAGTTCCTGCAACATGCTTCCCTACTGCAGCAACAATCGCTAACAGCTGGAATGAAGAACTGGGCGAAGAACTTGGTAAGACTTTGGGCGAAGAGGCAATGGCAGAAGGTGTCAACGTTTTACTTGGACCTGGCCTTAATATCAAAAGAAGCCCTCTTTGCGGAAGAAACTTTGAGTATTTTTCAGAAGATCCATATCTTGCAGGTAAAATGGCAGCATCCTATGTTAAGGGCATTCAGTCCCAGGGTGTATATGCATGCCCCAAGCACTTTGCGGTGAACTCTCAGGAGCTTCGTCGTATGGCTATGAATTCAGTTCTTGATGAACGTACCTTAAGAGAGATATATCTGACTGGTTTTGAAATTGCTGTAAAAGAAGGTAAAGCCAAGACTATCATGTCTGCATATAACGAGGTTAATGGCACATATGCCAATGAGAATAAGCATCTTTTGACTGATATCCTGAGAAAAGACTGGGGATTTGATGGCATTGTGATCACAGACTGGGGTGCATCCAATGATCATGCTCTTGGCGTGGCAGCAGGATCTAACCTTGAGATGCCTAATCCTGGACTTGATTCAGCTAGAGAACTGATCGCAGCTGTAGAGAGTGGCAAGATCAGCATCGAGGATGTTGATGCCAGAGTAGACGAGCTCTTGGATGCAGTAATGACTCTTTATGTCAATTCACAGAATAAAGCTAATGACTTTGACAAGCCTGCACATCATGCGGTTGCCAGAAAGGCTGCTACAGAGAGCACAGTACTTCTCAAGAATGAAGGAAGTATTCTTCCTCTTAAACCTGGTGCCAAGGTTGCAGTTATAGGAGATTTTGCCTTTGTACCAAGATATCAGGGCGCAGGATCATCACTTGTTAATCCGACCAAGGTCGAGACAATTTCAGAAGTTATCGGTAGTTATGACGTTCAGGTAATTGGCTCCAGCAGAGGATATTCACGAACAGGTGAGGAGGATGCTGCAACCAGAAAAGAGGCCCTTGATATAGCTTCAAGAGCAGATATAGTTCTTTTCTTCTTTGGACTTAATGAAGATAGCGAGTCTGAAGGTATGGACAGAACACACATGAGAATTCCTCAGAATCAGATCAATCTTTTGCAGGAACTTGGACAGGTTAATAAGAACCTTGTGGGCATTATCAGTGCCGGTTCTGCTATTGAGATGCCATGGCACCATTATTTCAAGGCTATTTTACACTGCTACCTCAATGGACAGGCAGGAGCAGGTGCGGTTATGGATATTCTTACAGGCAGAGTTAATCCTTCAGGAAAGCTTTCGGAGACAATCCCCAGGCGCCATGAAGACACACCTGCATATCGCTATTATCCAAGTTCACAGAGAACCTCTGAGTACAGAGAGAGTCTCTATGTAGGATACAGATATTACGATACAGCAGATATTCCTGTGCTTTATCCATTTGGATTTGGACTTTCTTATACCAAGTTTGAGTATGACAATCTTACTGTAAATGAAGACGGTGTTTCTTTTGACATTAAGAATGTAGGAGAGGTTGCAGGTAAAGAGGTAGCACAGCTCTACGTTTCACTTCCCGGAGCCAAGGTATTCAGACCAAAGAAGGAGCTTAAGGGCTTTGCCAAGGTTTCACTGGAGCCCGGAGAGAGTAAGAGAGTTGAGATTGCCTTTGATGACAAGACTTTCCGTTACTGGAATGTCAAGACTGATAAGTGGGAAGTTGAAGGCGGCGAGTATCAGATAAGAATCGGCGCAAGCAGCGCTGATATCAGACTTGAAGGTAAGATTTTGAAGAGTGCTACAACGGATGTTCTTCCATATAGCGAGGCAGAGCTTCCATCATACTATAGTGGCAAGATCCAGACTGTAGAAGATGCTGAGTTTGAAAAGCTCCTTGGACGATCTATTCCTGATGGAAGATGGAGCGGACAGCTTACAAGTAATGATGCCATCTGCCAGCTCTATTATGCTAAGAGCGGACTTGCAAGATTTGTTTATAAACGTCTCACAGCTATGAAGAAAAAGGCTGACGAGAGCGGTAAGCCTGATCTTAACATTCTGTTCATCTACAACATGCCGTTTAGAGCAATGGCGAAGATGACAGGTGGAGCAGTCAGCATGGATATGGTTGATGGAATAGTTGATCTTGTAAACGGCCATTTCTTTGGTGGCCTTGGTAAGATCATCAGCGGATATTTCCGCAACAGTAAGCTTAACAAGCAGTATGAAAGTCGCATCAAGAAATAA